The Bacteroidia bacterium genome window below encodes:
- a CDS encoding Mrp/NBP35 family ATP-binding protein encodes MITKEQVLDALRNVDDPDFKKDIVTLGMVQDIVVEGNDVRFTVELTTPACPMKELIHRACVNAITHYVSKDAVTTVNMTAKVTSQRERSASVLSGVKNIVAIASGKGGVGKSTVTSNLAVALAMQGAKVGLVDADIYGPSMPIMFDVVSEKPQTKEINGKKYMLPVENYGVKLLSIGFFADTSQAVAWRGPMASKALTQMLLDTHWGELDYLLIDLPPGTGDIHLSLISAVPLTGVVIVSTPQAVALADAKRGIGMFQMPAIHVPVLGIVENMAYFTPAELPNNKYFIFGKEGAKNLSESLQLPLLGQIPLVQSICEAGDAGRPAVLQENTPQAIAFMEMAKNVAQQIAIQNAKPKEVKMAEVSTH; translated from the coding sequence ATGATTACCAAGGAACAAGTGCTGGATGCTTTACGGAATGTGGACGATCCGGATTTTAAAAAGGATATTGTAACACTGGGAATGGTGCAAGACATTGTTGTGGAAGGAAACGATGTCCGTTTTACGGTAGAACTCACTACACCTGCTTGTCCGATGAAAGAGCTGATACACCGCGCTTGCGTTAACGCGATTACACATTATGTGAGTAAAGACGCCGTAACCACGGTAAATATGACGGCAAAAGTAACGTCGCAACGTGAACGAAGCGCTTCCGTTTTAAGCGGCGTAAAAAATATTGTTGCCATTGCCTCTGGAAAAGGTGGCGTGGGGAAATCTACCGTAACATCTAATTTAGCGGTGGCATTGGCGATGCAAGGCGCGAAAGTAGGGTTAGTAGATGCCGATATTTACGGACCATCCATGCCTATTATGTTTGATGTAGTTTCAGAAAAGCCGCAAACGAAAGAAATCAACGGAAAAAAATACATGTTGCCAGTAGAAAATTACGGCGTGAAATTACTTTCCATCGGATTTTTTGCAGATACATCACAAGCCGTAGCGTGGCGCGGACCAATGGCTTCCAAAGCGCTTACACAAATGTTATTGGATACGCATTGGGGTGAATTGGATTATTTATTAATTGATTTACCTCCCGGAACGGGCGATATCCATTTGTCGCTTATTTCTGCGGTGCCACTTACAGGCGTCGTAATTGTGAGCACTCCGCAAGCCGTTGCTTTGGCAGATGCAAAACGCGGAATCGGGATGTTTCAAATGCCAGCAATTCACGTTCCCGTTTTGGGAATCGTGGAAAACATGGCGTATTTCACACCAGCGGAATTACCGAATAATAAATATTTTATCTTCGGAAAAGAAGGTGCTAAAAATTTATCGGAAAGTTTACAGCTTCCTTTACTCGGACAAATTCCTTTGGTGCAAAGTATTTGCGAAGCGGGCGATGCTGGGAGGCCCGCAGTATTGCAGGAAAATACACCACAAGCCATCGCATTTATGGAAATGGCAAAAAACGTAGCGCAACAAATCGCAATACAAAATGCAAAACCAAAAGAAGTAAAAATGGCAGAAGTTAGCACGCATTAA
- a CDS encoding NifU family protein, whose product MSTKNSEIIAKIEDALTQLRPYLEADGGNVSFVELTSDNIVKLELHGACKSCSMSMMTLKAGIEDAIKRSIPEIKSVEAINIPKEIIHS is encoded by the coding sequence ATGTCCACAAAAAATTCAGAAATAATTGCCAAAATAGAAGATGCCTTAACTCAATTGCGTCCCTACTTAGAAGCGGACGGCGGCAATGTTTCTTTTGTTGAATTAACGAGCGACAACATCGTGAAGTTGGAATTACATGGCGCTTGCAAGTCGTGTTCGATGAGTATGATGACGCTGAAAGCCGGAATTGAAGACGCCATTAAACGTTCCATTCCCGAAATAAAATCAGTCGAAGCCATTAATATTCCTAAAGAAATTATTCATTCCTAA